The Globicephala melas chromosome 13, mGloMel1.2, whole genome shotgun sequence genome includes a region encoding these proteins:
- the LOC115850638 gene encoding LOW QUALITY PROTEIN: 2'-5'-oligoadenylate synthase 1-like (The sequence of the model RefSeq protein was modified relative to this genomic sequence to represent the inferred CDS: substituted 2 bases at 2 genomic stop codons), translated as MKKFRKTRANQLDKFIEDRHLPDKDFRTQVNEAIHIICSFLKERCFRWAPDPVRVSKVVKGGSSGKGTTLKGLSDADLVVFVASLTSFREQLQHRRGSIKEIRRQLEACQRKETFEVEFEVQKRXRKKPRALSFVLRSPRLLQGVKFDVLPAFDALCQVIKGYRPDPQVYVQLIQECESLGREGEFSPCFTELQRAFLRDRPTKLKSLIRLVKHWYQMCKMRRGKKLPPQYALELLTVYAWEQGSMETGLSTAQGFQTVLELVLKHQHLCIYWEKYYDFENPITGQYLRRQLAKPRSVILDPADPTGNVAGKDPYGWQLLAQEVRVWLGYSCCKNWDGSPVSTWKVPVXPPDSLM; from the exons ATGAAGAAGTTTAGAAAGACCCGAGCCAACCAACTGGACAAGTTCATCGAAGACCGCCACCTGCCAGACAAGGATTTCCGCACGCAGGTCAATGAAGCCATCCACATCATCTGCAGTTTCCTGAAGGAGAGGTGTTTCCGATGGGCCCCTGACCCTGTTCGGGTGTCCAAAGTTGTGAAG GGTGGCTCCTCAGGCAAAGGCACGACCCTCAAGGGCCTATCAGATGCTGACCTTGTCGTTTTCGTCGCCAGTCTCACAAGTTTTCGGGAACAGCTTCAGCACCGAAGAGGATCCATCAAGGAAATTAGGAGACAGCTGGAAGCCTgtcaaagaaaggaaacatttgaaGTGGAGTTTGAGGTCCAGAAACGGTGAAGGAAGAAGCCCCGTGCTCTCAGCTTCGTGCTCAGGTCCCCTCGGCTCCTCCAGGGGGTAAAGTTCGATGTCCTGCCCGCCTTTGATGCCCTGT GTCAGGTGATCAAAGGGTACAGACCTGACCCTCAAGTCTACGTCCAGCTTATCCAAGAGTGCGAGTCCCTGGGGAGAGAGGGCGAGTTCTCCCCCTGCTTCACGGAGCTGCAGCGAGCCTTCCTGAGGGACCGTCCAACCAAGCTGAAGAGCCTCATCCGCCTTGTGAAGCACTGGTACCAAATG tGTAAGATGAGACGTGGGAAAAAACTGCCCCCACAATATGCCCTGGAGCTTCTGACAGTCTATGCTTGGGAGCAAGGAAGCATGGAAACAGGATTGAGCACAGCTCAGGGATTTCAGACTGTTTTGGAATTAGTCCTGAAGCACCAGCACCTCTGCATCTACTGGGAAAAGTATTATGACTTTGAAAACCCTATTACTGGACAATACCTGAGAAGGCAACTTGCAAAACCCAG ATCTGTGATTCTGGACCCAGCTGACCCTACTGGAAATGTGGCTGGTAAAGACCCATATGGCTGGCAGCTGCTGGCACAAGAGGTTAGAGTCTGGCTGGGATACTCATGCTGTAAGAATTGGGATGGGTCTCCAGTCAGCACCTGGAAGGTGCCGGTGTGACCTCCTGATTCCCTCATGTGA
- the LOC115855109 gene encoding 2'-5'-oligoadenylate synthase 1 — protein sequence MMELSDTPAKYLDKFIEDHLLPDENFYTQVNEAIHIICSFLKERCFQGASHPVRVSKVVKGGSSGKGTTLRGRSDADLVIFLTNLKSFQEQLQRRGEFIKEIRTQLEACQREETFEVKFEVQKWENPRALSFVLRSCELHEWVEFDVLPAFDALGQVIKGYRPDPQVYVQLIQECESLGREGEFSPCFTELQRAFLRDRPTKLKSLIRLVKHWYQMCKEKLRKPLPPQYALELLTVYAWEQGSTETRFNTAQGFQTVLELVLKHQKLCIYWKKYYNFENPIIGQYLRRQLEKPRPVILDPADPTGNVAGGDPCRWQRLAQEARAWLSYPCLKNWDGSPVGSWDVSPQDHSDLTYEACGFRQSYRTSPRLTFQGGAPPQVEESWTCAIL from the exons ATGATGGAGCTCAGTGATACCCCGGCCAAGTATCTAGACAAGTTCATCGAAGACCACCTCCTGCCAGACGAGAATTTCTACACACAGGTCAATGAAGCCATCCACATCATCTGCAGTTTCCTGAAGGAGAGGTGTTTCCAAGGGGCCTCCCACCCTGTTCGGGTGTCCAAAGTTGTGAAG GGTGGCTCCTCAGGCAAAGGCACAACCCTCAGGGGCCGATCAGATGCTGACCTCGTCATCTTCCTCAccaatcttaaaagttttcaggAACAACTTCAGCGCCGAGGAGAATTCATcaaggaaattaggacacagctGGAAGCCTGTCAAAGGGAGGAAACATTTGAAGTGAAGTTTGAGGTCCAGAAATGGGAGAATCCCCGTGCTCTCAGCTTCGTGCTTAGATCCTGTGAGCTCCACGAGTGGGTGGAGTTTGATGTCCTGCCCGCTTTTGATGCCCTGG GTCAGGTGATCAAAGGGTACAGGCCTGACCCTCAAGTCTACGTCCAGCTTATCCAAGAGTGCGAGTCCCTGGGGAGAGAGGGCGAGTTCTCCCCCTGCTTCACGGAGCTGCAGCGAGCCTTCCTGAGGGACCGTCCAACCAAGCTGAAGAGCCTCATCCGCCTTGTGAAGCACTGGTACCAAATG TGTAAGGAGAAGCTTAGGAAGCCGCTGCCCCCACAGTATGCCCTGGAGCTTCTGACAGTCTATGCTTGGGAGCAAGGAAGCACGGAAACAAGATTCAACACAGCTCAGGGATTTCAGACCGTCTTAGAATTAGTCCTGAAGCATCAGAAGCTTTGCATCTACTGGAAAAAGTATTACAACTTTGAAAACCCTATTATTGGACAATACCTGAGAAGGCAACTTGAAAAACCCAG GCCTGTGATTCTGGACCCGGCTGACCCTACAGGAAACGTTGCTGGTGGAGACCCATGTCGCTGGCAGCGGCTGGCACAAGAGGCTAGAGCCTGGCTGAGTTACCCATGCTTAAAGAATTGGGACGGGTCTCCAGTAGGCTCCTGGGATGTGTCG CCCCAAGACCATAGTGACCTGACGTACGAGGCCTGTGGTTTTAGACAGAGCTATAGAACCTCTCCGAGACTCACATTCCAGGGAGGAGCCCCTCCGCAGGTGGAAGAGAGCTGGACATGTGCCATCCTCTGA